One stretch of Arachis duranensis cultivar V14167 chromosome 1, aradu.V14167.gnm2.J7QH, whole genome shotgun sequence DNA includes these proteins:
- the LOC107457999 gene encoding protein TIFY 10A gives MSSSSEYSGVSGQNPVKSPEISTFSQTCNRLSQYLRENGSFGDLTLGITKRNPAPETHGSPENSCYSATTMELFPTKENNNVTTMDLLYPRAPAYANTRYACFLLLFMHRTVSFLRLTKAEEILSLAKRGNSCACASTQPTRPYLFQPHSQLQSAPVVGDLPIARKASLHRFLEKRKDRIASKAPYQSSSPVSVPNKAAESSMAWLGLGA, from the exons ATGTCCAGCTCATCGGAGTATTCTGGAGTTTCCGGCCAAAATCCGGTGAAGTCGCCGGAGATCTCCACGTTTTCCCAGACTTGTAATCGGTTGAGCCAATACCTCAGAGAAAACGGTTCCTTCGGTGACCTCACCCTCGGCATAACAAAACGCAACCCCGCCCCTGAAACACACG GGTCACCTGAGAACTCATGCTATTCTGCAACAACCATGGAGTTATTTCCCACAAAGGAGAACAATAATGTGACAACCATGGATCTTCTTTATCCACGTGCTCCTGCTTATGCAAACACAAGGTATGCGTGTTTCTTGTTGCTTTTCATGCACCGCACCGTTTCTTTTCTGCGTTTAACAAAAGCGGAGGAGATTCTGTCCTTGGCTAAAAGAGGGAACTCTTGTGCATGCGCTTCTACGCAGCCCACCCGGCCTTACTTGTTTCAACCCCACTCCCAGCTACAGTCCGCACCTGTTGTTGGTg ATCTACCTATTGCAAGGAAGGCTTCGCTGCATCGCTTCCTGGAGAAGAGAAAGGATAG AATTGCTTCAAAAGCACCATATCAAAGCAGCAGCCCCGTCTCGGTCCCTAATAAAGCAGCTGAGTCGTCTATGGCATGGCTTGGGTTAGGAGCTTAA